In Sciurus carolinensis chromosome 8, mSciCar1.2, whole genome shotgun sequence, the genomic stretch CCCCAGTTGGGCCGCCAGCCACTTCCTGGGTGGGCTTAAAAGTTAGACTCCGCCCAATTAATGCAACGCATGGCTGTTATCTTGGGTGGAAAGTCACTGGGTTGAGtcctttgagcctcagtttcttcatctgcaaaatgggtgtAGGAACGATCGGACTCGCCTCCCAGGCATGGTTAAGAATGGCTGAGCTCACCCACagcagggcctggcacagggcCCCCGCACAGCTGGTGCTGGAGTCCCTTCCCCTCAGCAtcttccccagccccaggtgcAGGCTGGAGGGGCAGCTGGGGGCAGCGGAGCCCTGTCCCGCCCTGTTCTCCACCACCACAGCCACATGCGCTCCTCCCCACTGTCTCCAGTAAATGGTGTCCACAACTCATGTCCCAGACGAGGTCAGTCAGGGCGGGTAGAGGGGCAGGAACTGCCGGCCATGCTGATTTTATCAGAAACCCCGTCTCCCCCGGGGCCCCGGATGCAATGGGAACTTGGTGCAGAAGACCTGCTTTTGGTGCCTCGGGTGACGTCCTtgtcctttcctccccttccctctcccccagaGCCACCGAGCTGCTGCAAAGCCTTTATTGACAGAAGACAGTTATTCAACACGATCGATCGCTACGGTCCTGGCGCTGCCCGAGCCCCGGATCTTCATGGACGACAGTTTAAACATCTTAACTTATCGACACACAAAGGAGCGGAGTGGGGCTGGTCAGAGAGGTGGCGTTGGGCTGTCTAAAGATGGTGACGCTTGACAGAAAGTTCCAGAGCTCGAAAGGACTGAAAGATGGCCCTTCGAGACAGGAGCTAATGCCTGGCTGACCTGTGGATGAGGCGGAACATTCTGGCTCTGGGGTCTGGGAACTCCCAGACGTGGCATTTAAACATCTGGGGGTGCAGGGGGGGTggtccctgctgctgctgctgctgcgaaTTCTGCCTCAGTTGGCAGAGCTGTCCCTAAACCCCTCCCTCTGCTAACCCTGCTGCCTGCAGAATCTGCCCCATGGAAAAATCAGTGGTTGAcagtgagaaaagagaaagggacaaAGGATAAAATGAGGCAAGCAGGTGGCAATACACACTCTGTATTGTGCTCCCCACGTGGGTAAACTTCCCTGGAGCACAGCTGGCTGTCTCTCCAACAGGGTGTCTTAAACCCCCCACAAAAAGCTCCCTGCTCCGTCGGCTCGCTCTCAGCTCCATGTGCCCCTAGAAAGTTCCCCAGACCCCAAAACCACAGCACCTGCCCGTCTTAGGTGCCGGCGGGAAGAGGTTCAAATCATGCCTGGACGGTGAGGAAAACATCGGGTCTCTAACACTACGGGACAGGGTGCTTCACCGTATCCAAAGTGCTTTGTTCTAAAAAGAAGCCCCAGGCTCCGAGAAAGGACAGGCAGTTAGGCCAAGTCTCTGTGGAGGAGTCAACAATCATTTAGGAGTCGGGTGGCTGGGGCCCGGGAGGGACAGAGGAGTGTCCTTCCGAAAGGCCTCGGGCTGGGTTCACAGAAGTGGGGTGGATGGGccacaataaatataaataaatttacacaGGACCCCAGGCCCGGATGGCCCAGGAAGCCGCTCTATGAAATCCAGACATGCCCTGTGAGAAGCGGGGCCAGAGCCCATCTCGGAGTTCAGCCTGTCCCGTCCAGGAGAAGCTCCTCCGTCCACAGGCCTCCTCCTGGCCTCCGGCATCCCCGAGCAGGCTGCCGGTCACTGAGGAGCCCTCACCGGGAGCCTATCTTTAATGAGCCCAGGTCCCGAGGAGCAGGGGAGGCTGGGCGGCTTGTCCACTCTCCTCTGTCCTTCTGACTCAGGAAGGCACCAGAACCTTCCTGTGGGAGGACAAGACAGGCAGGAACTGCTTCCTTCCCCAGCCGGCAGCCTTGATGGAAGTCCTGGAGAGGCCAGTGGGAGATGAGGGGGCCTGTTTTCTGGAAATACCCTGGTCCGGGCAGTCCTCTGCCTGAGCCAGCTGTTGGGGGCTTGTGGACCACTGAGGCCATGGTCTCAAAGCAGGGCTATGGGCTTGTTCCCAGGGGCACCCAGGTACTGAGAGGAGGCGGCTGCGGTCGACGAGGCCACACTGTCCGGGGTGGAGTACGTGGTGTAGAGACCTGTCACCTGCACGTCAGGGAAGGACTGGTTGTTGCCACCAGAGACGGGGGTCAGGCTGGAGGCGCCCAGGTCACAGCTGAGCGGGGAGTCTGCGAAAGCACCCAGCGTGTCCAGGATCAGGCCCTCATCCTTCATCTCCTCCCAGAGGTTTCCTGTCAAACACAGAAGCCACGGCCTGAGCTGGCTTCCCAAGTCCCAATCCCCGCCTTAGGGCAGAGGCCAAGATGTGGGGGCGCTCAAGGTCACGTGTTGTGGAAAGCATGCGGAGGAGCCAGAGTTCCAGCCCCACCCTCTCCCTGCTGTGTGTCTGTGGGAAAGTCACTtctgtctctgagcctcaggatATAATGGAGCTGATCAGAAAACCAACCTCCCAGGGCTGTGGCCAGGGCTAAATGACAGGCTGTGTGACCGCTTTGAACTCTCATCGGATGATGCCAACAGGGTCAAAGCCAGGAGGACAAAACCCCGTGTCCCCTTCCTCCAGCCGACCGGGGCTAGGGCACAGGTGTTGGAGCCCCCGCCGGACCCGCAGGCGCGCCGCGTAGGGGCTCTGGGTGAGCTAGAGCCTTCGGAAACCCGACGGCCGGCCCCTCGTCTGCCCTTTCTCTCCTCCATTCGTAACCCACAGCCCATTTATTGAGGGTGACCTTGTAGTGACCTGACACAGGGTGGACGTAGGCAGGGTGAAGCAGGTCCTGACGACAAGTCTGGGGTCAGACcgacctgggtttaaatcccagccTGCCACTGACCGGCGGGATGAGCTTGGGCCAGGAGGCTACTTCTCTTTGCTTCGGTGTCCCCAGGGGCACAATGGGGACAGGAAATGGCAGTGGCCACGGAGGACCATGGGGGCAGCCCAGGGGGTGAGATGATGCCTATTGAGTGCTTGGTCCAGGGCCTGGCATACAGCAGGTGCCCACTGACTGCGTCAAGTGCGAGTGTTAGGTGGTTGCCATAGCAACGCAGACCGTCCAGCCCCGCTCTCCTCTCGGGTCACCCGGCTCCCCACCCTGACCCGCCTCCGCGCCATCACCCGCTCCTGGGCCTCACCCTGCAGGGCAAAGTCCATGATGCTGGGGTCCAGGGCGTCCACCTCGGTGCTCATGTCAGTGCTGATGTTGACGAAGTCCACGGGAGTCCTGCCCACGGCCGGccgggggagggggctggggctcGGGTCCCGCAGCGCATGTAAGGGGGGCGTCTGGGCGGGCGCCGGGGAGTCTGGGGCCAGATGGGCCTGGGGCTGGACCTGGTGTTGCAGGGGGACGGACTGCAGGGACAGGGTCATCAGCGGCTGTGGCGGGAGCTGGGAGATGGCCAGACAGCTGTGGGCCACCGCCGCCACCGTGGTAGCGTGAGTCAGCACGGGGGCCTCAGGCTCCCCCGGTTTGCCAGGTCGCCGGCAGCTTTCCGGACGGTCTGCGATCAGCTTGTCCAGCTCCTCTGCAAACAGGAGGGAGAGGTCACTCAGAACCCACCCTGCAGtgaccagcccccagcccccgcCTGGATCCAGGTCCAGTGCTTCCACCTATGGGAACCTAGCACGTCTCTTGGACCCTCTGaacctctgtctcctcctctatGAGATCGCTACGCATAGGGTTGTTGTGGAGATGTAATGACATCAACAACGGAGCAGAGCCACTGAGGGATGAGAGGTGCCACCAAGGAATAACATCAGTCCGTCTCCTTACAGCACCAGCCTGTCACCCGAGGGCTTGGCTCAAAACTCCTACCAGCCCTGCACCAGGGGCGAGAGGCAGGGATTCTAAATCCCACGGGGCTGAAACAAGATTTGTTCACACCACTCGTCCTATGAAAGGGACATCGGGAAGGGCTGCTGTGGCTTAGAAAGCCCTGTCCTCTTTCATGCTCTTGGATAGACTCAAGTAAAGACAGGAGTTGCTCTTCCCTGGCTGGACGTGTCTGGTTATTTTAAACATCTCTGCCAACGTGGTAGGAAGGAATGTCACCTCCCGACTCTCTAGTTTGGCATTTCTATGGCAGAAaccaggggtgggggtgagatTCGATGGCTTCTTGTGTTTCCCACCGGGCCCGTCATGTGCCAGCCGCTGGATGGGTGACTGGAGGCAGATCCACAGCGGGAGAGAAGTTCCCTGCGTCCCCATCCTGGTGGTGGGGACGGGCTGCACTGGGCAGGCGGCGCATGCGCGGTGGGGACGGGCTGCACAGGGCAGGGGTGCGCATGCGCGGGGCAGGAGCTCGGGCCTCACCTGGGTTAGCCATGCTGCGGTGGATGGCGGCGAGGTCTTTCCTCTTCCACTTGTacatctcctcctccatcttgTCGATGCGGGCCAGGTTGAGCGCCCACAGGCAGCCCTTGCGGGAGGAGCCGCTCATCTTGTTCTCCACCTTCTCGAAGCACTTGTTCAGGGACAGGTTGTGCCGCACCGAGTTCTTCCAGCCATCGGGAGCTGTCTGTGGGGACACGTGGGCACTCGGGGGCGGACATCCCTCTCCATCCCCTCCTCACCTGGGTGCTCGCAAACCCAAGCCCCCCCGGGGCAGCGTGCAACTGCGGCAGGAGAAACGGGCTAGCCCTGGACGCTCAGCATCAAGGGGGAGAGGCGCGAGGGAGTGGTGGGGACTGCGGCCAGAGGTGAGCCCTCGCCCTGGTGAAGGGGGAGCTGCTGCTGGGCCCGGCTGGCTGAGGACGTGAGGACACAGCCCAGCGCTGCTGGAGCTTCTGCTCTTTCTCTCCAGCTTGTGCAGCAAGCAAGAACCATGCTCGTCCACGGAGCTTGTCGTGTGGACTCAGGGCcagtcatttaaaaatgctttattgcTAGGTAAGCAGCTATTGCAACGCGCGCC encodes the following:
- the Foxn4 gene encoding forkhead box protein N4 → MIESDISSIMSGIVRNSGQNHHPLPQEYRLLPSTNEEDLPGDLESLSWLTAVDVPRLQQMASGRMDLGGPSVPHPHPGTLAGAADLHVGAAPGPLLHGPPGMAPRGMLGLGPVTSHGASMSQFPVGGQPPSSLQDPSQLYPPATQPQFPLPPGAQQCPPVGLYGPPFGARPPYPQAHVAGHTSQELQPKHYPKPIYSYSCLIAMALKNSKTGSLPVSEIYSFMKEHFPYFKTAPDGWKNSVRHNLSLNKCFEKVENKMSGSSRKGCLWALNLARIDKMEEEMYKWKRKDLAAIHRSMANPEELDKLIADRPESCRRPGKPGEPEAPVLTHATTVAAVAHSCLAISQLPPQPLMTLSLQSVPLQHQVQPQAHLAPDSPAPAQTPPLHALRDPSPSPLPRPAVGRTPVDFVNISTDMSTEVDALDPSIMDFALQGNLWEEMKDEGLILDTLGAFADSPLSCDLGASSLTPVSGGNNQSFPDVQVTGLYTTYSTPDSVASSTAAASSQYLGAPGNKPIALL